A window of Proteus columbae contains these coding sequences:
- the pmbA gene encoding metalloprotease PmbA: MNNSDQVKQLEDAVSLALELAAKQCDGAEVAINKSTGISVSTRYGEVENVEFNSDGALGITVYQQQRKGSASSTDLSPDAIKRAVQAAVDIARYTSVDPYAGPADQELLAFDAPFLDLYHPTEVTADKAIELASRAEKAALDSDSRIINTEGGSFNSHSGTRVFGNSLGLLKSYSSSRYSMSSCVIARDGEDMERDYAYTISRRFDDLESPEWVGQECARRTLSRLAPRKLPTMKAPVIFAADVATGIFGHLVAAISGSMIYRESSCLLDSLGKQIFPQWLNIQERPHLMRGLASTPFDSEGVRTTDAEIIKDGVLQEWLLTTYSARKLGLKSNGHAGGIHNWYIPGQGLSFDALLKEMGTGLVVTELMGQGVSTVTGDYSRGASGFWVENGEIQYPVSEVTIAGNLKDMWANIATMGDDIETRSNVQCGSLLLPEMSIAGE, from the coding sequence ATGAATAATTCAGATCAGGTAAAACAGCTTGAAGACGCCGTCTCACTCGCATTAGAGCTGGCTGCAAAACAGTGTGATGGAGCTGAAGTCGCTATTAATAAATCGACGGGTATTAGTGTAAGTACGCGTTATGGTGAAGTTGAAAATGTTGAATTTAACAGTGATGGCGCTTTAGGCATCACTGTTTATCAACAACAACGCAAAGGTAGTGCATCTTCAACAGATTTAAGTCCTGATGCGATTAAGCGAGCTGTACAAGCTGCTGTGGATATTGCACGCTACACTTCAGTTGACCCATATGCAGGGCCTGCTGATCAAGAGCTATTAGCGTTTGATGCACCTTTCCTTGATCTTTACCATCCTACCGAAGTCACGGCAGATAAAGCGATTGAATTAGCATCGAGAGCAGAAAAAGCCGCTTTAGATAGCGATAGCCGTATTATCAACACCGAAGGTGGCAGTTTTAATAGTCACAGTGGAACCCGTGTATTTGGTAATAGCCTTGGCTTATTAAAAAGCTATTCATCTTCACGCTATTCGATGTCGAGTTGTGTTATTGCTCGTGATGGTGAAGATATGGAGCGCGACTATGCTTACACTATTAGTCGTCGCTTTGATGATCTAGAATCACCTGAATGGGTTGGTCAAGAGTGCGCTCGCCGTACTTTATCTCGCCTTGCACCTCGTAAACTACCCACCATGAAAGCCCCCGTTATTTTTGCGGCAGATGTGGCGACAGGTATTTTTGGTCATTTGGTTGCAGCAATTAGTGGTAGCATGATTTATCGTGAATCTTCTTGTTTACTCGATAGCTTAGGTAAGCAAATTTTTCCTCAGTGGTTAAATATTCAAGAGCGCCCTCACTTAATGAGAGGTTTGGCATCAACACCGTTTGATAGTGAAGGTGTACGTACCACAGATGCTGAAATCATCAAAGATGGCGTATTACAAGAGTGGTTGTTAACCACATATTCAGCAAGAAAGCTGGGCTTAAAGAGTAATGGTCACGCTGGTGGTATTCATAACTGGTATATCCCTGGGCAAGGTTTATCGTTTGATGCACTGTTAAAAGAGATGGGAACAGGTCTTGTTGTTACTGAATTGATGGGACAAGGTGTCAGTACAGTAACAGGTGATTACTCTCGTGGTGCGAGCGGTTTTTGGGTTGAGAATGGCGAAATTCAATATCCTGTAAGCGAAGTGACTATTGCAGGTAACTTAAAAGATATGTGGGCAAATATTGCCACGATGGGTGATGATATTGAGACGCGCAGTAATGTTCAGTGTGGATCGTTGTTGTTACCAGAAATGAGCATTGCAGGTGAGTAA
- the ptsN gene encoding PTS IIA-like nitrogen regulatory protein PtsN, whose protein sequence is MNNDTKMNISDVLSLACTHNDVHCTSKKRALEIISENAAKALNLPETLIFEALLTREKVGTTGIGGGLAIPHGRIESDETEKVVGVFLHLSEPIAFDAIDNQPVDLLFALLVPATQCKEHLHTLSLIAKQLADKNLCRRLRSAQSDEELYQIITE, encoded by the coding sequence ATGAACAACGATACAAAGATGAATATTAGCGACGTACTTTCTCTGGCATGTACGCATAATGATGTACATTGCACGAGTAAAAAGCGCGCGTTAGAAATTATCAGTGAAAATGCAGCAAAAGCACTTAATTTACCCGAAACACTGATATTTGAAGCCTTATTGACGCGTGAAAAAGTCGGTACAACAGGGATTGGGGGTGGTTTGGCTATCCCTCATGGACGTATTGAAAGTGATGAAACAGAAAAAGTAGTTGGAGTGTTTCTTCACCTAAGCGAACCTATTGCCTTCGACGCTATTGATAATCAACCTGTCGACTTGTTGTTCGCATTACTCGTTCCTGCAACACAATGTAAGGAACATTTACACACACTGTCTTTGATTGCAAAACAGTTGGCAGACAAAAATTTATGTCGCCGACTACGCTCCGCACAAAGTGATGAAGAGCTTTATCAGATTATCACTGAATAA
- the yjgA gene encoding ribosome biogenesis factor YjgA — MAKQPEEWHYLNPEFDDTSSEEEEEDEIIWVSKSEIKRDAEALKKLGTELVELSAQELERVPLDEKLLASIQLAQKVQREARRRQIQYIGKLLRNVDEDPIRQALDKLKNRHNQQILVLHKLEDLRIRLVEGGNEVIEEVVALYPMADRQQLRTLIRNAKKEKEANKPPKSFRLLFQYLKDLSESA; from the coding sequence ATGGCAAAGCAGCCTGAAGAGTGGCATTACCTCAATCCTGAATTTGACGATACCTCGTCAGAAGAGGAAGAAGAGGACGAAATCATCTGGGTCAGCAAAAGCGAAATTAAACGTGATGCTGAAGCACTCAAAAAACTGGGTACTGAATTAGTTGAATTAAGTGCACAAGAATTAGAACGTGTTCCATTAGATGAGAAATTATTAGCCTCTATTCAATTAGCACAAAAAGTACAGCGTGAAGCACGCCGCCGCCAAATTCAATATATTGGAAAACTACTGCGCAATGTAGACGAAGATCCGATCCGCCAAGCGCTTGATAAACTCAAAAACCGCCACAACCAACAGATCTTAGTGTTACATAAACTTGAAGATCTGCGAATTCGCCTTGTTGAAGGTGGCAATGAAGTGATTGAAGAAGTCGTTGCGCTTTACCCAATGGCTGATCGCCAACAATTACGCACACTTATCCGTAATGCGAAAAAAGAAAAAGAAGCGAATAAGCCGCCAAAATCATTCCGCTTACTATTTCAATATCTAAAAGATTTATCAGAATCAGCATAA
- the rapZ gene encoding RNase adapter RapZ produces the protein MVLMIVSGRSGSGKSVALRALEDMGFYCVDNLPVDLLPELAKTLAERDASAAAVSIDVRNMPESPEIFEKALESLPAEYSPQLLFLDADRNTLIRRYSDTRRLHPLSTKNLSLEMAIDTESDLLEPLRSRADLIIDTSEMSVHELAEMLRTRLLGKRERELTMVFESFGFKHGIPIDADYVFDVRFLPNPHWDPKLRPMTGLDRPVAAFLDRHTEVHNFIYQTRSYLELWLPMLETNNRSYLTVAIGCTGGKHRSVYVAEQLADYFRSRGKNVQSRHRTLEKRK, from the coding sequence ATGGTGCTGATGATAGTCAGCGGACGCTCTGGTTCAGGTAAGTCGGTCGCTTTGCGTGCGCTTGAAGACATGGGATTTTATTGTGTTGATAACTTACCTGTTGATCTTTTACCTGAGCTCGCAAAAACACTGGCTGAACGTGATGCTTCTGCTGCCGCAGTCAGTATTGATGTCCGAAATATGCCAGAGTCGCCGGAGATCTTCGAAAAAGCGCTGGAAAGTTTACCCGCTGAATATTCTCCACAACTCTTATTTTTAGACGCAGATAGAAATACCTTAATTCGTCGTTATAGTGATACACGACGTCTACACCCTCTCTCAACTAAAAATCTTTCATTAGAAATGGCGATTGATACAGAGAGTGATCTGCTTGAGCCATTACGATCACGAGCTGATCTCATCATTGACACCTCTGAAATGTCAGTTCATGAGCTTGCAGAAATGCTGCGTACTCGCTTATTAGGCAAGCGTGAACGTGAGCTAACGATGGTTTTTGAATCCTTTGGCTTTAAGCATGGTATTCCTATTGATGCGGATTATGTTTTTGATGTGCGATTCTTACCAAATCCACATTGGGATCCTAAACTGCGTCCAATGACAGGTCTAGATCGCCCTGTCGCGGCATTTTTAGATAGACACACCGAAGTTCATAACTTTATTTATCAAACTAGAAGCTATCTTGAACTTTGGTTGCCGATGTTAGAAACCAATAACCGTAGTTATTTAACGGTTGCGATCGGTTGTACGGGAGGTAAACACCGCTCTGTTTATGTTGCTGAGCAACTCGCAGATTATTTCCGCTCTAGAGGGAAAAACGTACAATCACGCCACAGAACACTAGAAAAACGCAAATGA
- the rnk gene encoding nucleoside diphosphate kinase regulator, translating to MTKPTIIINELDAERLDSLLEQPAFADSPIAEALNEELDRADIVTPADIPANIVTMNSKVRFMDLKNNEERTRTLVYPASLKDSTTELSVMAPMGAALLGLAIDDEISWKLPNGLETKVKVLEILYQPEAAGELHR from the coding sequence ATGACAAAGCCAACAATTATCATCAACGAACTTGATGCAGAACGTTTAGATTCATTACTTGAACAACCGGCATTTGCAGATAGTCCGATTGCTGAAGCATTGAATGAAGAATTAGATCGTGCTGACATTGTTACACCAGCTGATATCCCTGCTAATATTGTCACAATGAACAGCAAAGTCCGTTTTATGGACTTAAAAAATAATGAAGAGCGTACTCGTACTTTAGTGTATCCCGCTTCATTAAAAGACAGCACTACTGAACTCTCCGTCATGGCACCAATGGGTGCTGCGCTATTGGGTTTAGCCATTGATGATGAAATTAGTTGGAAGCTGCCTAATGGCCTTGAAACCAAGGTTAAAGTATTAGAAATTCTATACCAACCGGAAGCTGCGGGTGAATTACACCGTTAA
- the npr gene encoding PTS phosphocarrier protein NPr → MTQYRQVAIKNRLGMHARPAMKLFDLVKTFQSTVILRNNEGVEAQADSVIAMLMLDSEQGSQIDIEVTGSDENEAIDAIIALFESGFDEE, encoded by the coding sequence ATGACCCAATATCGACAAGTTGCGATTAAAAATCGGCTCGGTATGCATGCAAGACCTGCAATGAAGTTGTTTGATTTAGTAAAAACATTTCAATCAACCGTCATTTTACGCAACAACGAAGGGGTTGAAGCACAAGCGGATAGTGTGATTGCTATGCTAATGTTAGATTCAGAGCAAGGCAGTCAAATTGATATAGAAGTTACTGGTAGTGATGAAAATGAAGCTATTGATGCTATTATCGCATTATTTGAATCGGGGTTTGATGAAGAATAA
- a CDS encoding barstar family protein yields the protein MKQVIFNFKTLADREAFYHDFALQFQLDDKFGDNLDALWDALVGGIELPVSIVFRHLPHHSRDFQPLVELMQEAQNELGKDVLNFYCEHKAQK from the coding sequence ATGAAACAGGTTATCTTCAATTTTAAGACACTGGCAGATAGAGAAGCCTTTTATCACGATTTTGCACTGCAATTTCAGTTAGATGATAAATTTGGCGATAACCTAGATGCACTATGGGATGCGTTAGTGGGTGGAATAGAATTGCCAGTTAGTATTGTTTTCAGGCATTTACCTCATCATTCCCGTGATTTTCAACCTTTGGTGGAATTGATGCAAGAAGCACAAAATGAGCTTGGTAAAGATGTTTTAAACTTTTATTGTGAACATAAAGCACAAAAGTAA
- the tldD gene encoding metalloprotease TldD — translation MSLAVVSESLLEANKLSLDDLASTLEQLAQRQIDYGDLYFQSSYHEAWILDDQIIKDGSYNIDQGVGVRAIYGEKTGFAYADQLTLNALNQSAHAARSIVQAKGNGRIHTLGAIQHSPLYSLNDPLQSLSREEKIALLHEVDKAARAEDKRVKQVNASLTGVYEHVLVAATDGTLAADVRPLVRLSVSVLVEEDGKRERGASGGGGRFGYDYFLTKVDGESHAITYAREAVRMALVNLSAIAAPAGTMPVVLGAGWPGVLLHEAVGHGLEGDFNRRETSVFSGRIGERVTSELCTIVDDGTIEGRRGSVAIDDEGVPGQYNVLIENGILKGYMQDKMNARLMGVAPTGNGRRESYAHLPMPRMTNTYMLAGKSSPEEIIASVDRGIYAPNFGGGQVDITSGKFVFSTSEAYLIENGKITKPIKGATLIGSGIEAMQQVSMVGNDLALDKGVGVCGKEGQSLPVGVGQPTLKLDKITVGGTA, via the coding sequence ATGAGTTTAGCTGTTGTCAGCGAAAGTCTGTTGGAAGCAAACAAACTTAGTTTAGATGATTTAGCATCAACACTAGAGCAGCTTGCACAGCGTCAAATTGATTATGGTGATCTTTATTTTCAGTCAAGTTATCACGAGGCTTGGATCCTAGACGATCAGATTATTAAAGATGGCTCTTACAATATTGATCAAGGTGTTGGTGTTAGAGCAATTTACGGTGAAAAAACCGGCTTTGCTTATGCAGACCAACTAACGCTTAATGCACTTAACCAAAGTGCTCATGCTGCACGAAGTATTGTTCAGGCTAAAGGTAATGGTCGTATTCATACTTTAGGTGCTATTCAACATTCTCCGCTATACAGCTTAAACGATCCTCTGCAAAGCCTTTCTCGTGAAGAGAAAATTGCGTTATTGCATGAGGTAGATAAAGCGGCTCGAGCTGAAGATAAACGCGTTAAACAAGTTAATGCGTCATTAACGGGTGTCTATGAGCATGTGCTTGTTGCAGCAACCGATGGCACGTTAGCCGCCGATGTGCGTCCTTTAGTTCGCCTTTCAGTGAGTGTGCTGGTGGAAGAAGATGGCAAACGTGAGCGTGGCGCAAGTGGTGGCGGTGGTCGTTTTGGTTATGATTATTTCCTAACTAAAGTCGATGGTGAAAGCCACGCTATCACTTATGCGCGTGAAGCTGTGCGTATGGCATTAGTGAATTTATCTGCAATTGCGGCACCTGCGGGAACGATGCCTGTTGTATTGGGCGCAGGATGGCCAGGTGTGTTATTGCATGAAGCAGTCGGTCATGGATTAGAGGGTGATTTCAATCGCCGTGAAACCTCTGTATTTTCGGGACGCATTGGCGAGAGAGTAACTTCTGAGCTTTGTACTATTGTTGATGATGGCACAATTGAAGGTCGTCGTGGCTCTGTGGCTATTGATGACGAAGGTGTACCAGGTCAATACAATGTTTTAATCGAAAACGGCATCTTAAAAGGCTATATGCAAGATAAGATGAACGCGCGTTTAATGGGTGTTGCGCCAACGGGAAATGGTCGTCGTGAATCTTACGCGCATCTTCCTATGCCTCGTATGACAAACACTTACATGTTAGCAGGTAAGTCTTCACCAGAAGAGATTATTGCCAGTGTTGATCGCGGTATTTACGCACCAAACTTTGGTGGCGGTCAGGTTGATATTACATCGGGCAAATTTGTTTTCTCAACCTCAGAAGCTTATTTAATCGAGAATGGAAAAATAACCAAACCAATTAAAGGAGCAACTCTAATTGGTTCAGGTATTGAAGCCATGCAACAAGTTTCTATGGTAGGTAATGATCTTGCTTTAGATAAAGGGGTTGGCGTTTGTGGTAAAGAAGGACAAAGTCTCCCTGTTGGTGTGGGTCAACCAACGTTGAAGCTTGATAAAATCACGGTTGGCGGTACAGCTTAA
- a CDS encoding ribonuclease: MGKRLLPVIIVIAVLFGVLYKGLLPETKAPTSSSSAPILTSSSNNTNKPAQIPLSIDEKTQTNVVANYLQRHQQLPDFYLTKKEAREKGWNAKAGNLCEVLPGRAIGGDRFMNREKQLPEEAGRQWYEADVNYQCGHRGSDRLLYSNDGLIYVTTDHYRTMTKVAP, encoded by the coding sequence ATGGGTAAACGTTTATTACCAGTTATTATTGTTATTGCGGTTTTATTTGGTGTTCTTTATAAAGGTCTATTGCCTGAAACCAAAGCACCAACATCTTCATCTTCAGCTCCTATTCTGACATCATCAAGCAATAACACCAATAAACCAGCACAAATTCCACTATCTATTGATGAAAAAACGCAAACCAATGTAGTAGCTAACTATTTGCAACGTCATCAACAATTGCCAGATTTTTATCTCACTAAAAAAGAGGCGAGAGAAAAAGGCTGGAATGCGAAAGCGGGCAATTTATGTGAAGTCTTACCGGGAAGAGCAATCGGAGGCGATCGCTTTATGAACCGTGAAAAACAGTTGCCAGAAGAAGCTGGACGCCAGTGGTATGAAGCGGATGTAAATTATCAGTGTGGTCATCGTGGTAGTGACAGATTGCTCTATTCGAATGATGGGCTGATTTATGTTACCACTGATCATTATCGTACAATGACAAAGGTCGCACCTTAA